In the genome of Cryptomeria japonica chromosome 8, Sugi_1.0, whole genome shotgun sequence, one region contains:
- the LOC131857288 gene encoding uncharacterized protein LOC131857288, with protein sequence MHDAPEVITQTGGYPGESSHARGEEAPSSYIDDVLLMTEDELRQIQEGTLSAISFGLDSLMGTSSTSAVHCDLGSGSAIGDKGKVVYENIQNIPPLPKTYIKSPAKLKRKRGDEDPSEPSSAVKRIDFDDPSAT encoded by the exons atgcatgatgcaccagaggttattacacagactggaggataccctggggagtcctcacatgctagaggcgaggaggcaccgtcatcatacattgatgatgtattg ttgatgaccgaggatgagttgagacagattcaggagggcaccttgtcggccatttcatttggcctcgatagcttgatg ggcacaagcagcacgagtgcggtgcattgtgatctaggatctggtagtgcaattggagacaagggaaag gttgtttatgaaaatattcaaaacatacctcctctaccgaagacatacatcaagagtcctgcaaagctgaagagaaaacgtggagatgag gatccttcagagccgagcagtgcggtgaagaggatcgattttgatgatccatcagcaacttag